The following proteins are co-located in the Streptococcus downei MFe28 genome:
- a CDS encoding bifunctional hydroxymethylpyrimidine kinase/phosphomethylpyrimidine kinase translates to MTKKILAISGNDVFSGGGLYADLTTYTLNGLRGFLAVTCLTAMTEQGFQVFATDSQVFQAQLDSLKTIDFSGIKLGLLPNVEVAEAALAFVKSHDSLPIVLDPVLVCKEKHDVAVSALRDELLQFLPHVTIVTPNLAEAEILTGLSIKGLEDMNLAAKQLYDMGAKAVIVKGGKRLDSDQTLDVFYDGKRLEVLSAPLSDKNNVGAGCTFASSIASQLVLGKEPFEAVKLAKDFVYQAILHSDDYGVVQAYEK, encoded by the coding sequence ATGACTAAAAAGATACTTGCGATTTCAGGTAACGATGTTTTTAGCGGTGGCGGTCTCTACGCCGACCTGACCACCTATACCCTCAATGGTCTGAGGGGCTTTCTGGCGGTGACCTGCCTGACGGCCATGACCGAGCAAGGCTTTCAAGTTTTTGCGACGGATTCCCAGGTTTTTCAGGCTCAACTGGATAGCCTGAAAACGATTGATTTTTCAGGAATTAAGCTGGGCCTCCTGCCTAATGTTGAGGTCGCTGAGGCAGCCCTAGCCTTCGTCAAGTCCCATGACAGCCTGCCCATCGTCTTAGATCCGGTTCTTGTTTGTAAGGAAAAGCACGATGTGGCCGTTAGTGCCCTGCGAGATGAGCTCCTACAATTTTTGCCTCATGTCACTATCGTGACCCCAAATCTGGCGGAGGCAGAAATTCTTACAGGCCTTTCTATTAAGGGGCTTGAGGATATGAACTTAGCAGCTAAGCAGCTCTATGACATGGGAGCCAAGGCGGTTATCGTTAAGGGCGGTAAGCGTTTGGATTCAGATCAGACATTGGATGTTTTTTACGATGGAAAAAGATTAGAGGTTCTATCTGCACCCCTGTCAGACAAAAATAATGTCGGGGCTGGTTGCACCTTTGCCTCTAGTATTGCTAGCCAACTGGTTTTGGGGAAAGAGCCATTTGAAGCTGTCAAATTGGCCAAGGACTTTGTCTATCAGGCAATTTTGCATTCGGATGATTATGGGGTGGTGCAGGCCTATGAGAAATAA
- a CDS encoding CTP synthase — MTKYIFVTGGVVSSIGKGIVAASLGRLLKNRGLKVTIQKFDPYINIDPGTMSPYQHGEVYVTDDGAETDLDLGHYERFIDINLNKYSNVTTGKIYSEVLRKERKGEYLGATVQVIPHITDALKEKIKRAATTTDSDVIITEVGGTVGDIESLPFLEALRQMKADVGSDNVMYIHTTLLPYLKAAGEMKTKPTQHSVKELRGLGIQPNMLVIRTEQPATQGVKNKLAQFCDVAPEAVIESLDVDHIYQVPLNMQAQGMDQIVCDHLKLDVPKADMTEWSAMVNKVLNLKKSTRIALVGKYVELPDAYLSVVEALKHSGYVNDSAIDLKWVNANDVTAENVADLLGDVDGIIVPGGFGHRGTEGKIQTLRYARENDVPMLGICLGMQLTCVEFARHVLNMEGANSSELDSDTPYPVIDLMRDQVDVEDMGGTLRLGLYPCKLKPGSKVAAAYNNQEVIQRRHRHRYEFNTKYREAFEAAGFVFSGVSPDNRLMEVVELPDKKFFVAAQYHPELQSRPNRAEELYTAFVTAAVENSH, encoded by the coding sequence ATGACAAAGTACATTTTTGTGACAGGTGGCGTGGTTTCTTCTATCGGTAAAGGGATTGTCGCAGCCAGTTTGGGTCGCCTTTTGAAAAATCGTGGTCTCAAGGTGACCATTCAGAAGTTTGACCCTTACATTAATATTGACCCAGGAACCATGAGCCCTTACCAACATGGGGAAGTTTATGTTACTGATGATGGGGCTGAGACGGACCTTGACCTGGGTCACTACGAACGCTTTATTGACATCAACCTCAACAAATATTCTAATGTTACAACAGGTAAAATTTACAGCGAGGTCCTTCGTAAGGAGCGTAAGGGGGAATATTTAGGAGCAACTGTTCAGGTTATTCCCCATATTACTGATGCCCTCAAGGAAAAAATCAAACGGGCGGCGACAACGACAGATTCCGATGTTATCATTACAGAAGTCGGTGGGACCGTTGGTGATATTGAAAGCCTGCCTTTCTTAGAAGCCCTGCGACAAATGAAGGCTGATGTGGGTTCTGACAATGTCATGTATATCCACACGACCCTCCTTCCTTATCTGAAGGCAGCCGGCGAAATGAAAACCAAGCCAACTCAGCACTCTGTTAAGGAATTGCGGGGGCTGGGTATTCAGCCTAATATGTTGGTCATTCGGACCGAACAACCAGCTACCCAAGGAGTCAAAAATAAACTGGCTCAATTCTGTGATGTGGCACCAGAAGCTGTTATTGAATCACTGGATGTTGACCACATCTATCAAGTACCGCTCAATATGCAGGCTCAAGGCATGGACCAAATTGTCTGTGACCACCTGAAATTGGATGTGCCTAAGGCGGACATGACCGAGTGGTCAGCCATGGTTAACAAGGTCCTCAACCTCAAGAAATCTACTCGAATTGCCCTGGTTGGGAAATATGTTGAACTACCGGATGCCTACCTTTCTGTTGTGGAAGCCCTTAAGCATTCTGGTTATGTCAATGATTCGGCTATTGATCTCAAGTGGGTCAATGCCAATGATGTGACAGCTGAAAACGTGGCAGACCTGCTTGGAGATGTTGATGGTATCATTGTCCCTGGTGGTTTTGGTCACCGTGGAACGGAAGGGAAAATTCAAACCCTTCGCTACGCTCGGGAAAACGATGTCCCAATGCTGGGCATCTGTCTGGGTATGCAGTTGACCTGTGTTGAATTTGCCCGTCATGTTCTTAATATGGAAGGGGCTAATTCATCGGAATTAGATTCTGATACTCCTTATCCTGTTATTGATCTGATGCGTGACCAGGTGGATGTTGAAGATATGGGGGGGACTCTGCGTCTAGGCCTCTACCCATGTAAGCTGAAACCAGGTTCTAAGGTAGCAGCCGCTTATAACAACCAAGAGGTTATTCAGCGTCGCCACCGTCATCGCTACGAATTTAACACCAAATATCGGGAAGCCTTTGAAGCTGCTGGCTTTGTCTTTTCAGGGGTATCACCAGATAATCGTCTGATGGAAGTGGTGGAATTACCAGATAAGAAGTTCTTCGTGGCAGCTCAATACCACCCAGAATTGCAAAGTCGTCCTAATCGTGCCGAAGAACTTTATACAGCCTTTGTCACTGCCGCAGTTGAAAACAGTCATTAA
- the tig gene encoding trigger factor encodes MSVSFENTATNRGVLTFTISQEQIKPALDTAFNKVKKNLNVPGFRKGHMPRAVFNQKFGEEALYEDALNAILPAAYEAALAESGLDVVAQPKIDVDSMEKGQDWSIKAKVVTKPEVKLGDYKNLEVSVDESKEVSDQEVDDKVERERNNLAELTIKDAAAENGDTVVIDFLGTVDGVEFDGGKGDNFSLELGSGQFIPGFEEQLVGAKAGDEVEVKVTFPADYQAEDLAGKDAVFATKVHEVKSKEVPDLDDELAKDIDEEVETLDELKAKYRKELEAAKEIAYDDAVEGAAIEKAVENAEIVELPEEMVHDEVHRTMNEFLSNMQRQGISPEMYYQLTGTTEEDLHKQYEADADKRVRTNLVIEAIAAAEGFDATDEEIEKEITDLATEYNMPADQVRSLLSADMLKHDITMKKAIEAITSSAKVK; translated from the coding sequence ATGTCTGTATCATTTGAAAACACTGCTACAAATCGTGGCGTGCTTACATTTACCATCAGTCAAGAACAAATCAAACCCGCCCTTGACACAGCCTTCAATAAAGTCAAAAAGAATTTGAATGTCCCAGGTTTCCGTAAGGGTCATATGCCACGTGCGGTCTTCAACCAAAAATTCGGGGAAGAGGCTCTCTACGAAGATGCTTTGAACGCTATCTTGCCAGCAGCCTATGAAGCAGCCCTGGCTGAAAGTGGCCTCGATGTTGTGGCGCAGCCAAAAATTGATGTCGATTCAATGGAAAAAGGTCAAGACTGGTCTATTAAGGCAAAAGTCGTTACCAAGCCAGAAGTTAAATTGGGTGACTACAAGAACCTAGAAGTTTCTGTTGATGAAAGCAAGGAAGTCTCTGATCAAGAAGTAGACGATAAGGTTGAGCGGGAACGCAACAACTTGGCAGAGTTGACCATCAAAGATGCTGCTGCTGAAAACGGTGATACCGTTGTTATCGACTTCCTTGGGACTGTTGATGGCGTTGAATTCGACGGTGGTAAGGGAGATAACTTCTCTCTTGAACTCGGTTCTGGTCAATTTATCCCAGGTTTTGAAGAACAATTGGTTGGTGCTAAGGCTGGTGATGAGGTTGAGGTTAAGGTAACCTTCCCAGCTGACTACCAAGCAGAAGACCTAGCTGGAAAAGATGCTGTCTTTGCAACCAAGGTTCACGAAGTTAAATCTAAGGAAGTTCCAGACCTTGATGATGAATTAGCCAAAGATATTGACGAAGAAGTGGAAACACTTGATGAGTTGAAGGCTAAGTACCGCAAGGAATTAGAAGCTGCTAAGGAAATTGCCTACGACGATGCTGTCGAAGGGGCTGCTATCGAAAAAGCTGTTGAAAATGCTGAAATCGTTGAATTGCCAGAAGAAATGGTTCACGATGAAGTTCACCGTACTATGAATGAATTCTTGAGCAATATGCAACGCCAAGGCATCTCTCCTGAAATGTACTATCAATTGACTGGTACGACTGAAGAAGACCTGCATAAACAATACGAAGCAGATGCTGACAAGCGCGTTCGTACTAACCTTGTCATCGAAGCTATCGCAGCAGCAGAAGGTTTCGATGCTACTGATGAAGAAATCGAAAAAGAAATCACAGATTTGGCGACTGAATACAACATGCCAGCCGATCAAGTGCGTTCCCTTCTTTCAGCTGATATGCTCAAGCATGACATCACTATGAAGAAGGCTATCGAAGCCATCACAAGCTCAGCAAAAGTCAAATAA
- the rpoE gene encoding DNA-directed RNA polymerase subunit delta, whose protein sequence is MELEVFAGQEKSELSMIEVARAILESRGRDHEMYFSDLVNEIQNYLGKSDADIRQALPFFYSDLNTDGSFIPLGENRWGLRSWYAIDEIDEEVITLEENGENAPKRKRKRVNAFMDGDEDAIDYNDDDPEDEDNFTPTDVEYDEENPDDEKSEVESYDSEINEIIPDDEVNDDDDVDLNESDDDDEEEETEND, encoded by the coding sequence TTGGAATTAGAAGTATTTGCTGGACAAGAAAAAAGCGAACTGTCAATGATTGAAGTTGCCCGTGCTATTTTGGAATCACGTGGGCGTGATCACGAAATGTACTTTAGCGACTTGGTTAATGAGATTCAAAATTACTTAGGAAAATCCGATGCAGACATCCGTCAGGCCCTCCCATTTTTCTATTCTGATTTGAACACCGACGGTAGCTTCATTCCGCTTGGAGAGAATCGTTGGGGTCTGCGTTCTTGGTATGCCATTGATGAAATCGATGAAGAAGTCATCACCCTTGAAGAAAATGGGGAAAATGCACCAAAACGTAAGCGTAAACGGGTCAATGCCTTTATGGATGGTGATGAAGATGCCATTGACTATAATGATGATGATCCAGAAGATGAAGATAACTTCACGCCAACAGATGTTGAATATGACGAAGAAAATCCTGATGATGAGAAGTCAGAAGTCGAGTCCTACGATTCTGAAATCAATGAAATTATCCCTGATGATGAAGTCAACGACGATGATGATGTTGACTTGAATGAATCGGACGATGATGACGAGGAAGAAGAAACTGAGAACGACTGA
- the truA gene encoding tRNA pseudouridine(38-40) synthase TruA, with protein sequence MVRYKAIISYDGTLFAGFQRQSKERSVQEELEKTLERLNSGNPVKVHGAGRTDSGVHAYGQVIHFDLPQTRDEEKLRFGLDTQSPEDIDVVSVEQVPEVFHARYNPHSKTYEFLVDTGRPKNPMMRAYATHFPYPVDLGAMQEAIADLLGTHDFTGFTASGTSVENKVRTISQAKVERDPKTGFLVFTFSGNGFLYKQVRNMVGTLLKIGNGRMPVSQIKTILAAKDRNLAGPTAAGNGLYLKEITYD encoded by the coding sequence ATGGTAAGATATAAGGCTATTATTTCCTACGATGGAACCCTCTTTGCTGGATTTCAACGCCAGAGCAAGGAGCGATCGGTTCAGGAGGAATTGGAAAAAACCTTAGAGCGACTAAATAGTGGCAATCCTGTCAAGGTGCACGGGGCTGGTCGAACTGACAGCGGGGTTCATGCTTATGGACAGGTTATTCATTTTGATTTGCCCCAGACCCGTGATGAGGAGAAGCTTCGCTTCGGTTTGGATACCCAGTCCCCTGAGGATATTGATGTGGTAAGCGTTGAGCAGGTCCCTGAAGTTTTTCATGCCCGCTACAACCCCCACAGCAAGACCTATGAGTTTTTGGTGGATACGGGCCGTCCTAAGAATCCCATGATGCGAGCCTATGCCACCCATTTTCCTTATCCAGTAGACTTAGGAGCCATGCAGGAAGCCATAGCTGATTTGCTTGGAACTCATGATTTCACGGGATTTACAGCCTCTGGGACTTCGGTAGAAAATAAGGTCCGAACCATTAGCCAGGCCAAGGTTGAACGTGATCCCAAAACGGGTTTTCTGGTCTTCACTTTTTCTGGGAATGGTTTCCTCTATAAGCAGGTCAGAAATATGGTCGGTACCCTCTTGAAGATTGGCAATGGTCGAATGCCGGTCAGTCAGATTAAAACCATCTTGGCGGCCAAGGATAGAAATTTAGCTGGCCCTACAGCAGCAGGCAATGGCCTTTATTTAAAGGAGATTACTTATGACTAA
- a CDS encoding mechanosensitive ion channel family protein encodes MSILIKYWESLHFEDLAVNLLAKAIELVLLIFAFIIGKQIANWAFDKFFSHSPRLLGQTEGRRKTLIRLFHNVMDYFLYFLLIYWILAILGLPVSSLLAGAGIAGLAIGLGAQGFLSDLVNGFFILIERQFDVGDSVTVDKVSGIVSSVGIRTTEIRDFDGTLHFIPNREILLVSNKSRGDMRAQIDIPIYASTNLDRVTQIIKDVNETEVPKSPEIVGVPNVLGPRTATNGQFIFRVDIFVQNGQQAKIYSQFYRLYQEALLKADISLPTPNTHSLPRQKS; translated from the coding sequence ATGTCAATTTTAATCAAATACTGGGAATCCCTCCATTTTGAGGATTTAGCTGTTAATTTACTGGCTAAGGCCATCGAACTAGTCCTGCTTATCTTTGCCTTTATCATTGGCAAACAGATTGCTAACTGGGCCTTTGATAAATTCTTTAGCCATTCTCCAAGGCTTTTGGGCCAGACTGAAGGCAGGCGAAAGACATTAATCAGGCTCTTTCATAATGTTATGGACTATTTCCTCTACTTCCTACTCATCTATTGGATTCTCGCGATCTTAGGTCTACCGGTTTCCAGTCTCTTAGCCGGTGCTGGAATTGCTGGTTTGGCTATTGGGCTTGGGGCTCAAGGATTCCTGTCGGACTTGGTTAACGGTTTCTTCATCCTGATTGAGAGACAATTTGATGTGGGAGACTCTGTCACAGTAGATAAAGTCTCTGGTATTGTCTCCAGCGTAGGAATTCGAACCACTGAAATCCGTGACTTTGATGGGACCCTGCACTTCATCCCCAATCGGGAAATATTATTAGTTAGTAATAAATCACGTGGCGATATGCGAGCCCAGATTGACATTCCCATCTATGCCTCAACAAATCTGGACAGGGTGACCCAAATCATCAAAGACGTTAACGAAACTGAGGTCCCTAAGTCCCCAGAAATCGTTGGTGTCCCGAATGTTCTGGGCCCACGCACAGCCACTAACGGCCAATTTATCTTTCGAGTTGACATCTTTGTCCAAAATGGTCAACAGGCCAAGATTTATTCGCAATTCTATCGCCTCTATCAAGAGGCCCTGCTCAAAGCCGACATCAGCTTACCAACACCCAATACTCATAGCCTGCCAAGACAAAAGAGTTGA
- a CDS encoding TIGR01440 family protein, whose translation MDLQLLEKKTRAIVKDILDRSAIKKGQIFVLGLSSSEVAGGRIGQNSSLEIGQVIVKTILQETQAKGVHLAVQGCEHLNRALVVEEAVAESKNLEIVNVLPSLHAGGSGQLAAFDYMENPVEVEEVTAHAGLDIGDTFIGMHVKRVQVPLFPLERELGGAHVTALASRPKLIGGARAKYKADPIRKN comes from the coding sequence ATGGATTTGCAACTATTAGAAAAGAAAACGCGGGCTATCGTTAAGGACATCTTGGATCGCTCAGCCATCAAGAAAGGGCAAATCTTTGTTTTGGGCCTCTCTTCAAGCGAGGTTGCAGGTGGTCGTATCGGTCAGAATTCTAGTCTAGAGATTGGCCAGGTCATCGTTAAGACCATTCTCCAAGAGACCCAGGCCAAGGGAGTCCACCTAGCTGTCCAAGGCTGTGAGCACCTCAACCGCGCTCTGGTTGTCGAAGAGGCGGTAGCAGAAAGCAAGAATTTGGAAATTGTTAATGTCCTGCCTAGTCTCCATGCGGGCGGTAGTGGTCAATTAGCCGCCTTTGACTATATGGAAAATCCTGTTGAGGTCGAAGAAGTAACAGCCCATGCTGGTCTTGATATTGGCGATACCTTTATCGGCATGCACGTCAAGCGAGTCCAGGTTCCCTTGTTTCCTCTTGAGCGAGAGTTGGGTGGAGCTCATGTCACCGCCCTAGCCAGTCGGCCTAAATTGATTGGGGGAGCCAGGGCCAAGTATAAGGCAGACCCCATTCGTAAGAATTGA
- a CDS encoding ECF transporter S component, translating to MRNNRTSQLTLLALLTALSLALGFVNIPTLTGFLTLLDTGIFFTALYLGSRSGAVVGGLSAFLLDYLLGYPQYMIFSLLAHGLQGYFAGWTGARRYIGVVLASLAMVGIYILAALILGFGWGAALAGIWGNLCQNLLGLLLGAIFYRAFNKAFPRKGGS from the coding sequence ATGAGAAATAATCGGACAAGCCAGCTGACACTTTTAGCTCTATTGACGGCTCTGAGTTTGGCTTTGGGTTTTGTAAATATTCCAACCCTGACAGGCTTTTTAACCTTACTTGATACAGGTATCTTTTTTACAGCCCTTTATCTGGGGAGTCGTTCGGGTGCCGTGGTTGGTGGTCTATCAGCCTTTCTTTTGGATTATCTCCTAGGCTATCCCCAGTATATGATTTTTAGTCTCCTAGCTCATGGCCTTCAGGGTTATTTTGCCGGTTGGACTGGCGCTCGTCGTTATATTGGTGTGGTTCTTGCTAGTCTTGCCATGGTAGGGATATACATTCTAGCTGCCCTGATTCTTGGCTTTGGTTGGGGAGCGGCTCTTGCTGGTATCTGGGGCAACCTCTGCCAAAACCTCTTGGGCCTCCTTCTAGGGGCAATCTTTTATCGAGCCTTTAATAAGGCCTTTCCGAGAAAGGGAGGAAGCTAA
- the dnaJ gene encoding molecular chaperone DnaJ — MNNTEYYDRLGVSKNASQDEIKRAYRKLSKKYHPDINKEAGAEDKYKEVQEAYETLSDEQKRAAYDQYGAAGANGGFGGGAGGFGGFDGSGFGGFEDIFSSFFGGGGASRNPSAPRQGDDLQYRLNLEFEEAIFGAEKDITYNREAECETCHGSGAKPGTSPVTCSRCHGQGVINVDTQTPLGMMRRQVTCDVCHGTGKEIKEPCNTCHGTGHEKKAHKVSVKVPAGVETGQQIRLQNQGEAGFNGGPYGDLFVIINVLPSKKFERDGSTIYYTLNISFAQAALGDTVEVPTVHGAVEMTIPEGTQTGKTFRLKGKGAPRLRGNGQGDQHVTINVVTPTKLNEAQKEALLALAAASGENSIQPKKKGFFDKVKDAFDGE; from the coding sequence ATGAACAATACAGAATATTATGACCGTCTAGGTGTCTCTAAGAATGCTTCTCAGGATGAGATCAAGAGAGCCTATCGGAAATTATCTAAAAAGTACCACCCCGACATTAATAAGGAAGCTGGGGCGGAGGACAAATATAAAGAAGTCCAAGAGGCTTATGAAACGCTGAGCGACGAGCAAAAGAGGGCAGCCTATGATCAATACGGTGCAGCGGGAGCTAATGGTGGCTTTGGCGGCGGTGCAGGCGGCTTCGGTGGTTTTGATGGCTCCGGTTTTGGTGGCTTTGAAGACATCTTCTCAAGCTTCTTTGGAGGCGGTGGGGCCAGCCGTAACCCTAGTGCCCCTCGCCAAGGGGATGACCTTCAATATCGCCTCAACCTTGAATTTGAAGAAGCGATTTTTGGTGCTGAAAAGGACATCACCTATAACCGTGAAGCCGAATGTGAAACCTGTCATGGCTCAGGAGCTAAGCCAGGAACCAGTCCAGTTACCTGTAGTCGCTGTCATGGTCAAGGGGTTATCAATGTTGATACCCAAACACCTCTGGGCATGATGCGTCGCCAAGTGACCTGTGATGTCTGTCACGGTACTGGTAAGGAAATCAAGGAACCATGTAACACCTGTCATGGTACTGGCCATGAAAAGAAGGCTCACAAGGTTTCTGTTAAGGTGCCTGCTGGTGTGGAAACTGGTCAACAAATTCGCCTGCAAAATCAAGGGGAAGCTGGTTTCAATGGCGGTCCTTATGGCGACCTCTTTGTCATCATCAATGTCCTGCCCAGCAAGAAGTTCGAGCGTGATGGCTCAACCATCTACTACACCCTCAATATCAGCTTTGCCCAGGCAGCGCTTGGTGATACCGTAGAGGTGCCAACTGTTCATGGTGCTGTTGAAATGACCATTCCAGAAGGAACCCAAACAGGTAAGACCTTCCGTCTCAAGGGCAAGGGTGCCCCTCGTTTGAGAGGCAATGGCCAAGGTGATCAGCATGTGACCATCAATGTTGTGACCCCAACCAAGCTTAATGAGGCTCAAAAAGAAGCCCTCCTGGCCTTAGCGGCAGCTAGTGGTGAAAATAGCATTCAACCTAAGAAAAAAGGCTTCTTCGATAAGGTCAAAGATGCCTTTGATGGCGAATAG
- the dnaK gene encoding molecular chaperone DnaK, which translates to MSKIIGIDLGTTNSAVAVLEGTESKIIANPEGNRTTPSVVSFKNGEIIVGDAAKRQAVTNPDTVISIKSKMGTSEKVSVNGKEYTPQEISAMILQYLKGYAEDYLGEKVEKAVITVPAYFNDAQRQATKDAGKIAGLEVERIVNEPTAAALAYGLDKTEKDEKILVFDLGGGTFDVSILELGDGVFDVLATAGDNKLGGDNFDQKIIDYLVDEFKKENGIDLSNDKMALQRLKDAAEKAKKDLSGVTQTQISLPFITAGDAGPLHLEVSLSRAKFDDLTRDLVDRTKTPVRQALSDAGLSLSEIDEVILVGGSTRIPAVVEAVKAETGKEPNKSVNPDEVVAMGAAIQGGVITGDVKDVVLLDVTPLSLGIETMGGVFTKLIDRNTTIPTSKSQVFSTAADNQPAVDIHVLQGERPMAADNKTLGRFQLTDIPAAPRGVPQIEVTFDIDKNGIVSVKAKDLGTQKEQHIVIKSNDGLSEDEIERMMKDAEANADADAKRKAEVDLKNEVDQAIFSTEKTLEETEGKDFDAERDAAQAALDDLKKAQESGDTDDMREKLGTLNEKAQALAVKLYQQATASQGAEGADQANDANSKDSGDDVVDGEFTEK; encoded by the coding sequence ATGTCTAAAATCATTGGTATTGACTTAGGGACAACAAACTCAGCAGTTGCAGTTCTTGAAGGAACTGAAAGTAAAATTATTGCCAACCCAGAAGGTAACCGTACAACCCCTTCTGTTGTCTCCTTCAAAAACGGTGAAATCATCGTAGGTGATGCAGCCAAGCGTCAAGCAGTAACTAACCCAGATACCGTTATCTCTATCAAATCGAAGATGGGGACTTCTGAAAAAGTTTCTGTAAACGGTAAGGAATATACCCCACAAGAAATCTCAGCTATGATTCTGCAATACTTGAAGGGCTACGCTGAAGATTATCTTGGTGAAAAAGTAGAAAAGGCTGTTATCACAGTTCCTGCTTACTTTAACGATGCTCAACGTCAAGCGACTAAGGACGCTGGTAAAATCGCTGGTCTTGAAGTCGAACGGATCGTCAATGAACCAACTGCAGCTGCCCTAGCTTATGGTCTTGATAAGACTGAAAAAGATGAAAAGATCTTGGTCTTTGACCTTGGTGGTGGTACCTTCGACGTTTCTATCCTTGAATTAGGTGATGGGGTCTTTGACGTATTGGCAACTGCCGGTGACAACAAACTCGGTGGGGATAACTTTGACCAAAAGATTATTGACTACCTAGTTGACGAATTCAAGAAAGAAAACGGTATCGACTTGTCAAACGACAAGATGGCTCTGCAACGCTTGAAAGATGCGGCTGAAAAAGCTAAAAAAGATTTGTCAGGTGTGACCCAAACACAAATCAGCCTGCCTTTCATCACTGCTGGTGATGCTGGTCCTCTCCACTTGGAAGTTTCCCTTTCTCGTGCGAAATTTGATGATTTGACCCGTGACCTCGTTGATCGCACCAAGACCCCAGTTCGTCAAGCCTTGTCTGATGCTGGTTTGTCCCTGTCAGAAATTGACGAAGTTATCTTGGTCGGTGGTTCAACACGTATTCCTGCCGTAGTTGAAGCTGTTAAGGCTGAAACTGGTAAGGAACCAAATAAATCTGTAAACCCTGATGAAGTGGTTGCCATGGGTGCTGCTATCCAAGGTGGTGTTATCACTGGTGATGTCAAAGACGTTGTCTTGCTTGATGTTACCCCATTGTCTCTCGGTATTGAAACCATGGGTGGCGTCTTCACTAAACTGATTGACCGCAACACCACTATCCCAACCTCTAAGTCTCAAGTCTTCTCAACTGCCGCTGATAACCAACCAGCCGTTGATATCCATGTTCTCCAAGGGGAACGCCCAATGGCAGCGGACAACAAGACCCTGGGTCGTTTCCAATTGACCGATATTCCAGCCGCTCCTCGTGGTGTGCCACAAATCGAAGTTACCTTTGACATTGACAAGAACGGTATCGTTTCTGTTAAGGCTAAAGATTTGGGTACTCAAAAGGAACAACACATTGTCATCAAGTCTAACGATGGTCTCAGCGAAGACGAAATTGAACGCATGATGAAGGATGCGGAAGCTAACGCTGATGCTGATGCTAAACGCAAGGCAGAAGTTGATCTTAAGAATGAAGTTGACCAAGCTATTTTCTCAACTGAAAAGACCTTGGAAGAAACCGAAGGCAAGGACTTCGATGCTGAACGTGATGCTGCTCAGGCTGCTCTTGATGACCTCAAGAAGGCTCAAGAATCAGGCGACACTGATGACATGCGTGAAAAATTGGGAACCCTTAACGAAAAGGCCCAAGCTCTAGCCGTTAAGCTCTACCAACAAGCAACTGCTTCACAAGGAGCAGAAGGTGCAGACCAAGCTAACGATGCTAATTCCAAAGATTCAGGCGACGACGTCGTAGATGGTGAGTTTACTGAGAAGTAA